One part of the Lachnospiraceae bacterium JLR.KK002 genome encodes these proteins:
- the argB gene encoding acetylglutamate kinase: MEDKNMQEILQKAEVLIEALPYIQRFNRKIIVVKYGGSAMVDEELKKSVIQDVTLLKLVGFKPIIVHGGGKEISKWVEKSGMEPEFVNGLRKTDAATMEIAEMVLGKVNKSLVQMVQELGVNAIGISGKDGGLLKVDKKYSQGQDIGFVGDVKEVNPKVLFDLLEKDFLPIVCPIGLGDAFDTYNINADDAACAIARAVNAEKLAFLTDIEGVYKDPEDKSTLISELSVSEAQELIGDGYIGGGMLPKLNNCIDAIENGVSRVHILDGRIPHCLLLEIFTNRGIGTAILGDSEERFYSKK, translated from the coding sequence ATGGAAGATAAAAATATGCAGGAAATCCTGCAGAAGGCAGAAGTATTGATTGAAGCTCTGCCATATATCCAGCGGTTTAACCGCAAAATTATTGTGGTAAAATATGGCGGCAGCGCCATGGTAGATGAGGAATTGAAAAAGAGCGTAATCCAGGATGTGACCTTATTGAAGCTGGTGGGATTTAAACCTATTATTGTCCATGGAGGCGGAAAGGAAATCAGCAAGTGGGTGGAAAAATCCGGTATGGAGCCGGAATTTGTAAACGGTCTGCGGAAAACCGATGCGGCCACTATGGAAATTGCGGAAATGGTGCTGGGAAAGGTCAATAAGTCACTGGTGCAGATGGTGCAGGAGCTGGGTGTCAACGCCATTGGCATCAGCGGTAAAGACGGCGGGCTTCTGAAGGTGGATAAAAAGTATTCCCAGGGGCAGGATATCGGCTTTGTGGGAGACGTGAAAGAGGTAAATCCCAAAGTACTGTTTGATTTGCTGGAAAAGGACTTCCTTCCCATTGTGTGCCCCATCGGCCTGGGAGATGCATTTGACACCTACAATATCAATGCGGACGACGCGGCCTGCGCTATTGCAAGAGCAGTAAATGCGGAAAAACTGGCATTTTTAACGGATATTGAAGGAGTATACAAAGACCCCGAAGACAAATCCACTCTGATTTCCGAACTGTCTGTTTCCGAGGCCCAGGAGCTGATTGGAGACGGGTATATTGGCGGAGGAATGCTGCCCAAGCTGAATAACTGTATTGACGCCATTGAAAACGGAGTGTCGAGAGTGCATATTCTGGACGGCCGGATTCCTCATTGCCTGCTGTTGGAAATTTTTACCAACCGGGGAATTGGAACAGCTATTCTGGGAGACAGTGAAGAACGGTTTTACAGTAAAAAGTAA
- a CDS encoding aspartate aminotransferase family protein has product MEANAWIDQAEHAILHTYNRYQIILERGEGVYLYDTEGKKYLDFAAGIAVQALGYGNKEYNDALKMQIDRLLHTSNLYYNQPTIEAAKKLCEVSGMERVFFTNSGTEAIEGAIKAAKKYAYEKDGTTDHEIIAMEHSFHGRSLGALSVTGNAHYREPFEPLPGIVKFAEYNNLDSLEALISEKTCAIIMETVQGEGGIYPAEQEFLTGVKQLCEIHDILLILDEIQCGMGRSGQMFAWQTYGVKPDIMTCAKALGCGVPVGAFLMTEKVARSSLKPGDHGTTYGGNPFVGAAVSKVLDIFKEQNITGHVQEISVYLEEQLEELKQDYGFVKARRGLGLMQGLELGPEVPAGEISKKALEQGLILITAGNNVLRFVPPLVIEKVHVDEMTEILRKIFEPYGK; this is encoded by the coding sequence ATGGAAGCAAATGCATGGATAGACCAGGCGGAGCATGCAATTTTACATACTTATAACCGCTATCAGATTATACTGGAACGGGGAGAAGGCGTTTACCTCTATGATACGGAAGGAAAAAAGTATCTGGATTTTGCGGCAGGAATTGCAGTGCAGGCCCTGGGATATGGGAACAAAGAGTACAATGACGCTCTGAAAATGCAGATTGACCGGCTGCTTCACACCTCAAATCTGTATTATAATCAGCCCACCATAGAAGCAGCAAAAAAACTCTGCGAGGTTTCCGGCATGGAGCGGGTATTTTTTACCAACAGCGGAACTGAGGCAATCGAAGGGGCCATTAAGGCGGCCAAAAAATATGCTTACGAAAAAGACGGGACTACGGACCATGAAATTATTGCCATGGAACATTCTTTTCACGGAAGAAGCCTTGGGGCATTGTCCGTAACGGGAAATGCCCATTACCGGGAACCTTTTGAACCGCTGCCCGGCATTGTAAAATTTGCGGAATATAATAATCTGGACAGCCTGGAAGCTCTTATCAGTGAGAAAACCTGCGCCATTATTATGGAAACAGTACAGGGAGAAGGCGGTATTTATCCTGCTGAGCAGGAGTTTCTGACGGGGGTTAAGCAGCTCTGTGAAATCCATGATATTCTGCTGATTCTGGATGAAATCCAGTGCGGTATGGGAAGAAGCGGCCAGATGTTTGCCTGGCAGACGTATGGCGTAAAGCCGGACATCATGACCTGCGCCAAGGCGCTGGGCTGCGGCGTTCCGGTGGGAGCCTTTCTGATGACAGAAAAAGTGGCCCGGTCTTCCCTGAAACCGGGAGACCATGGTACCACCTATGGGGGAAATCCCTTTGTGGGCGCGGCAGTCAGCAAGGTGCTGGATATTTTTAAAGAGCAGAATATTACCGGCCATGTGCAGGAGATTTCCGTCTATCTGGAAGAACAGCTGGAAGAACTGAAACAGGATTACGGATTTGTGAAGGCAAGGCGTGGCCTGGGCCTGATGCAGGGGCTGGAGTTAGGGCCGGAAGTGCCGGCAGGAGAAATCAGCAAAAAAGCTCTGGAGCAGGGTTTGATTCTGATTACCGCAGGAAATAATGTGCTGCGGTTTGTGCCGCCCCTTGTGATTGAAAAAGTGCATGTGGATGAGATGACAGAAATTCTGAGAAAAATCTTTGAGCCATACGGAAAGTAA